A window of Reinekea marina contains these coding sequences:
- the ihfB gene encoding integration host factor subunit beta produces the protein MRVGEGMTVTKSELIERIVERQNQLSVRDVELAIKTMLDHMAQSLSEGERIEIRGFGSFSLHYRSARVGRNPKTGESVELEGKYVPHFKPGKELRESVNDCLEG, from the coding sequence ATGAGGGTCGGGGAGGGTATGACAGTGACAAAATCAGAGCTGATTGAGCGTATTGTCGAACGCCAAAATCAGTTATCCGTTAGGGATGTTGAACTCGCCATTAAAACAATGTTAGATCATATGGCTCAAAGCCTATCTGAAGGTGAGCGTATTGAAATACGTGGCTTTGGAAGCTTTTCATTGCATTATCGGTCTGCTCGTGTGGGTCGTAACCCGAAAACGGGAGAATCGGTTGAGTTAGAAGGTAAGTACGTACCACACTTTAAACCGGGTAAAGAGTTGAGAGAGTCGGTTAACGATTGCCTCGAAGGTTAG
- a CDS encoding sugar nucleotide-binding protein, with the protein MKNVLVTGLNGRLAPYLKEALERKEVNVVPFDRTVINIEDRTAQVRYLKNHNIDSIFHLATGPEKWVAILASIAKELGIAFLFTSTESVFEPSSEGPFTPDRKPDATSEYGCYKIACENSALEANPDTIIARLGWQMFDTFEADNLLTHVRDMHNEKGFLYASTKWLPAVAFVQHTMQCLLDIMAAAAPSIYHVGGNENELSFFDIVNLINKKYGMQWDIREGDDPARDGRIVDERVPCGLLSEVLK; encoded by the coding sequence ATGAAAAACGTTTTAGTGACTGGCCTCAATGGTCGGCTAGCACCCTACTTAAAAGAAGCTCTGGAAAGAAAAGAAGTAAATGTAGTCCCATTCGATCGCACAGTTATTAACATTGAAGATCGAACAGCTCAAGTGAGGTATTTAAAGAATCACAATATCGATTCTATTTTCCACCTGGCTACGGGCCCAGAAAAATGGGTTGCTATTTTAGCAAGTATAGCGAAAGAACTAGGCATAGCGTTTCTCTTTACCAGCACTGAAAGCGTGTTTGAGCCTAGTAGCGAAGGACCATTCACTCCAGACAGAAAACCAGACGCAACTAGTGAGTACGGCTGCTACAAAATAGCTTGCGAAAACTCTGCATTAGAAGCTAACCCAGATACAATCATCGCACGTTTAGGTTGGCAGATGTTCGATACCTTCGAAGCCGACAACCTGTTAACCCATGTGCGTGATATGCACAATGAGAAGGGCTTCCTTTATGCCAGTACCAAATGGCTCCCTGCTGTTGCTTTCGTCCAGCACACTATGCAATGCCTACTAGATATAATGGCCGCCGCTGCTCCGAGTATTTACCACGTAGGAGGCAATGAGAACGAACTGTCGTTTTTCGATATCGTAAATTTGATCAATAAAAAGTACGGGATGCAATGGGACATACGTGAAGGTGATGACCCTGCTCGTGATGGCCGAATTGTCGACGAACGAGTGCCTTGTGGTTTGTTGTCTGAAGTGCTTAAGTAA
- a CDS encoding transporter substrate-binding domain-containing protein: MTRKLLLIAFTLIGIAALPSTTFSENGDLPLVNLLTENYGEFNYSLTNRDYEHKAEDIGGTATEIVKKIMADSGIPYRMKLRKWTVSYERALDRPNYGVFSTSRTEAREPLFEWIGPVARYELALFAKKGSNISISSISDLNNLRVGGYQGDAATNILEAQGIAVSTLTNDSLNPRRLHEDLIDVWVSGVKKAYQLSEEAGYPDIEKVFTVRTVDMYLAMNLNSDPIVLQKLRDSFSKLQNSGEINLD, translated from the coding sequence ATGACCAGAAAATTGCTTTTGATTGCATTTACGCTTATCGGGATAGCCGCTTTGCCGTCTACCACCTTTTCAGAAAATGGAGACCTGCCATTGGTTAACTTGTTAACCGAAAACTATGGAGAGTTTAACTACAGTCTGACCAATAGAGACTATGAGCACAAGGCGGAAGATATCGGTGGTACAGCCACCGAAATTGTTAAGAAGATCATGGCCGATAGCGGAATTCCTTATCGCATGAAGCTAAGAAAGTGGACGGTTTCCTATGAACGTGCTTTAGATCGCCCAAATTACGGAGTGTTTTCAACCTCTCGCACAGAAGCTCGTGAGCCGCTTTTTGAGTGGATTGGCCCAGTTGCCAGATATGAACTTGCACTCTTTGCCAAAAAAGGCAGCAACATAAGCATCTCTTCAATTAGTGATTTAAATAATCTAAGAGTTGGCGGATACCAAGGTGATGCAGCCACCAATATTTTGGAAGCACAAGGCATTGCCGTATCTACTTTAACCAACGACTCATTAAACCCTAGGCGCTTACACGAAGACTTGATCGATGTTTGGGTCAGTGGCGTTAAAAAAGCTTATCAACTTTCAGAAGAAGCTGGCTACCCTGACATTGAGAAAGTATTTACGGTGCGAACCGTAGACATGTACTTAGCCATGAATCTAAATTCAGACCCCATTGTTTTACAGAAATTACGAGACTCGTTCAGCAAACTGCAAAACAGTGGAGAGATAAATTTAGATTAA
- a CDS encoding tRNA-queuosine alpha-mannosyltransferase domain-containing protein, producing MSGYHSLSQASWADFIIEELTHIDWSMIALPPRYFSWRMRGNPLSIGQLAPELVTREYDVILATASVDLATIQSIYPALRNTSSTLYFHDNQFDYPAANNPQSVVDWQITHIYSAIRANKLLFNSQYNQDSFLNGVKRLMKKMPDLAPKKLPDELKKKSVILPVPIKPFPTQRTVRATNHLRVIWNHRWEWDKCPDLLEATVNILEASNASIEVIITGQEFRTKPENFERLQRKSTIVSHCAFVENESDYHALLSSCDIVLSTAIHEFQGIAVLEAVAAGCVPLLPNRLSYPEMYSSDYLYESNGNFEQQGQKIANKLKLWKEFGLPKAPDMSHFYRSNLKNDYKFEL from the coding sequence ATTTCAGGATACCACTCGTTAAGCCAAGCGAGCTGGGCTGACTTTATAATTGAAGAGTTGACGCATATTGATTGGTCGATGATAGCCTTACCTCCGAGGTATTTTTCTTGGCGCATGCGAGGTAATCCTTTATCTATTGGCCAATTAGCCCCTGAGCTTGTGACCCGAGAATACGATGTTATTTTAGCAACAGCATCGGTCGATTTGGCCACCATTCAAAGCATTTATCCTGCATTGCGAAATACCTCGAGCACACTGTATTTTCACGATAACCAATTCGACTATCCCGCGGCTAACAACCCCCAAAGTGTCGTAGATTGGCAAATTACTCATATTTATTCCGCGATAAGAGCGAACAAACTACTGTTCAACAGCCAATACAACCAGGACTCCTTTTTAAACGGCGTGAAGCGCTTAATGAAAAAAATGCCCGATTTAGCCCCTAAAAAGCTGCCCGATGAGTTAAAGAAAAAGTCAGTTATCCTACCCGTACCAATTAAACCATTTCCGACTCAGAGAACGGTAAGAGCAACAAATCATTTACGTGTTATTTGGAACCACCGATGGGAATGGGATAAATGCCCTGACCTACTCGAGGCTACTGTAAATATTCTAGAAGCATCCAATGCATCTATAGAAGTCATCATTACGGGGCAAGAGTTTCGAACAAAACCTGAGAACTTTGAACGCTTACAACGGAAAAGCACAATTGTCAGCCATTGCGCTTTTGTAGAAAATGAATCGGACTATCACGCACTTTTGTCGAGCTGTGACATAGTGTTATCGACAGCCATTCATGAGTTTCAAGGCATTGCGGTACTCGAAGCCGTGGCCGCAGGATGTGTACCCTTGCTCCCGAATAGACTGAGCTACCCAGAGATGTATTCGAGCGATTACTTATATGAATCGAACGGTAATTTTGAGCAACAAGGGCAAAAAATAGCCAACAAATTGAAGTTATGGAAAGAATTCGGACTGCCCAAAGCGCCCGATATGAGCCATTTTTATAGATCTAATCTGAAAAATGATTATAAATTTGAACTGTAG
- a CDS encoding Gfo/Idh/MocA family oxidoreductase, with amino-acid sequence MIRTLVVGHGFSAQTFHIPFLLASESFEWLGSVSSKPDVIQKKHPLVKVYDAIDAIPSGEYDLAIVTTPNHLHFEQVKQLLEMDLHVVVEKPMVLNHCHATLLFDIAKTEQKVLSVFQNRRWDGDFLTVKSLLQNGTLGSLGRFVSRFDRFRPAVRERWRESAIDGAGILWDLGPHLLDQMVALFGRPLSITANVSKLRTGAKSDDVFEIWCQYPSHEVILGSSCFQAGPNMRFSVEGTVGSYIKHGLDVQENALKAGESVLGEQWGAEHDSQWGQLYQESSQSGVKTVPGNYGEFWMQLASAIQSGGANPVPHEDVLTVIELIEKAHLSSEQRKTITLN; translated from the coding sequence ATGATTCGTACCCTAGTTGTTGGGCATGGTTTTTCGGCTCAAACCTTTCATATCCCTTTTTTGTTGGCGTCTGAGTCTTTTGAATGGCTTGGTTCGGTAAGTTCAAAGCCAGATGTCATTCAAAAAAAACACCCATTGGTTAAAGTATATGATGCTATTGACGCCATCCCCAGTGGCGAATATGACTTGGCCATTGTTACTACGCCAAACCATTTGCACTTTGAACAAGTAAAGCAATTACTCGAAATGGATTTGCACGTTGTTGTAGAAAAGCCAATGGTATTAAACCATTGTCATGCAACTTTGTTGTTTGATATTGCCAAAACAGAACAAAAGGTTCTCAGTGTATTTCAGAACAGACGATGGGATGGTGACTTTTTAACCGTTAAGTCTCTGCTTCAAAACGGCACATTAGGTTCACTTGGACGGTTTGTTTCTCGCTTCGATCGCTTTAGACCCGCTGTAAGAGAGCGTTGGCGTGAAAGTGCCATAGATGGGGCCGGTATCCTTTGGGATTTAGGGCCTCATTTGTTAGATCAAATGGTCGCTCTGTTTGGCAGGCCGTTGTCTATTACCGCAAATGTTTCAAAACTAAGAACGGGCGCTAAAAGTGATGATGTTTTTGAAATTTGGTGCCAATACCCTTCACATGAAGTGATCTTAGGTAGTAGCTGTTTTCAAGCTGGGCCTAATATGCGATTCAGTGTTGAGGGTACTGTAGGGAGTTACATTAAACATGGTTTGGATGTTCAAGAGAATGCATTGAAGGCAGGGGAGTCGGTTTTAGGAGAGCAGTGGGGAGCGGAACATGACAGTCAGTGGGGGCAGTTGTATCAAGAAAGCTCTCAATCAGGAGTAAAAACCGTACCTGGAAATTACGGTGAGTTCTGGATGCAGCTTGCTTCTGCTATACAAAGTGGTGGCGCCAACCCTGTACCTCACGAGGATGTGC